CAAGCCAAATTTTCTTCCTTGTCTCCTCGACTGGAGTCTTCGCCTACAAGGGCAGAAGTGACGATCGCATGACTAAAAGCTCAAGCAAAAGACGCTATAGAGAGGATGGTGAGACTGAATAGTTACCCTTTTGGACATCTCAAGCGCGATAAGTTCAGCTATACCGGTTCCAGCCTTCCATCAGCCACAAGACAAGAAAGTTAGAAACCAAAAAATTGTAGGTAACGTGCTGTTTTTCGACATCCATATCTTGATCTTCATTAAATAGAATTTGTATAGGAACGGGAATTCAAGCATTGGCTGCAAAATCTAGCGAAAAATTGCCTAAAAAGAAACTTTTACTTTAAGAAGCTGGTATGAAAAGCAGATCGAGCCTGACCTCTCCTGCTCCAAGGAATAAGAATGTATGATCTGCTAAGTCTCTTCCCATTAGTTTTGAGGCTGAAACTACGCCAGCAAGTACCACAGCAGCAGTGCCCTGACATGACGAGAGGAGAAAATTTTAGGTCTTCGTGAATTTGGAACAGATCTATAACGTGAGCTTACTTGGGATGATATATTAGATTTACACTATTTATGTTTGagtatttgaaatattacaCCAAGAAGTAACCTCAAATTTGTTTAATCTATCAGAGTATGCAATGGATTATTGacctatattatttcttatctATTTAGGTTATCACCCAAAGCAAACACCCCTCTTGTTTGTTCACCTGGATATCATCATTAAACACAAGATGGGTCGTGCGGTACTTGGCAAGAAGATCGAACGCGTTATGATTTGCAAAGTCTTCAAACTggaaaaggaataaaaatgttaattcAATCAAGGAAATGATGGCCTTCTTTAAGAATAGTTGAAATATTCATGGTGCTGCAGACCTGTATTAGGATCTTCTCACCATAGTTTTGTTTGACGGCCGTCATGAACTCTTCTAGAAGCTCAGCATACTCCTAGAAGTAGATCAGAATGTAAGAAAGATTGCATCTCGTATAGAGAAAATATGGCTTTTAAGAAATGGGCAGATTGTGAAACCTGCCCAGTAGCTCTGTTCTGCTTAAGGCCAATGTAGAACTCGTCGTCCAACAACTTCTTATTATTCGTCCCAACGTCGATTGTAATAGGCAGGCACTGGCAAATTGCAGATTCAGGTAAGTGTTCTGTTGTTTTCAACAATTCACCCAATTTCAAAATGTGCAGATAGAAGTGAagtttctaaaattggaaGCTATTTAATTTCTGTGCTAgcaaactatatataaaaagatgCCAGTTTTTCCATGGCAGGAAATAATGTAACACAGCATAATCGATCAAGGGCCACTACGTAGTCAATGCAGAATTAGAAAACAAAGTTCACTCACTTGCTCAGTACAACCAGTTTTAATAAAGACTAACCAAGCTTCGTATGGAGAGGGCAAAAACCAAGTAATATCTACACTTACAGCTGAAGGGCGAACGCCTCCTAGAGCTgtatagagagagagtttcCCCACAGGAATCCCCATGCCCTGCAACATTTTGTGTGAAATTAGTGATCCATGATAAATTAGATAggcatttcaaatttaatgaatttattgtATGAACCTGACAGCCAAGGTCTCCAAGGCCTAAAATGCGCTCACCATCTGTGACCACAATCACTTGAATAGCCTTTTCAGGCCAGTTTCTCAATACTTCAAGTATCCTTCCCCTGGAAAAGATATGTGGGACTCAGATAAGTTATCAAACAATCTTCAGTGATGTAAGAATGAGACTAGAAATTAATGGCATATGTGAGGACTACTTTACTTCTCTTTCAAGCTGATATAGAGTCCCTGAGGACGCCTGAAAATGCTGCCGTACTTCTGGCAAGCCTCACCTACGACAGGTGTGTAGACTACGGGAAGCAACTCCTCGACATTGTCTATCAGAAGCTTGTAAAAGAGCCTTTCATTTCTCTCCTGGTACAAATTTGAGAGATGGTGAGTAGAGTTATGATCATTGGATATCAGAGTGGGGGACACCCAAAATTTTACCCAGGGGTTACCATTCAAATTACAACCATCCAAAGTGAAAAAACTCAAGAAACAGAATCTTCTATATAAGATGTCGATTTTTGAACGGAGGATTCTGAATTTTATAGTATCTTTAAGCAACTTCACCTGGAGATCCATCATCGCCATGTACTTATGCAACGGCACAGTATACTGGCGCAGAATTTGCAACAATCTCTTCTCCTGCAGCTCTTGAGAGATGATAGCTGGAGGTAGAAGGCCCTTCAAATAATGtgcatctctctctttctccgaAAATGCCAGTCCTTTATTGTGGCGTGGATCACGCAACATACTATACCCACTGTAAAATCCCACTAAAATTTATCACACACCATGTTCAAGAAAGTGAGTTTGACAAATTTTGAGATCACATAATCTCCAATGGCAGAAAACTCATCCATCATTTAGAAAAGCGTCATCCGTCTATCTTCTTCTAAAAATGACAAAGTTTATTCTAGCTCGAAATTCGAAGTTTATATCCATAACCACTGAAAACACACAAATGATCGTAAATAAACATTCAAGATTAAGAGTTTGAAAGATTTAAGATAGAAACGCTGCAATCTACATCACCTAGCTtaacaaaatctcaattaGAAGAAGTTTCTAGATCACTGAGCAGGCCAGAAACAAATTATACACACTTCAGACACGAAAAATCGAAGATATTAAACCCAACCAAAATCACAATTTCCACAAAAGTCCTGCTTAAAATCCAGCAGTGACCTAAATCTCATCCATCATTCAGAACATCATCATTCAACTACgaccaacaaaataaaataaaaaaaaatgctcgCTAATTACTTAGATTTAGAAGTTTCTAGAATCACCTAGCAACAGAAATCGCCCATGGCGTGATTGGCTGATCCTCGGTGGCTCTGTCTTCACCATAGACATCTCGAACACCACCACCAATTCCACATTTATCGATTAAATCGAGAACTGATTCGCCGCTCAGATCCTTCATCGTGCTCTCCATCACAAATCTCGATCGGACACAGCTGcaccaaaataatttcaatgtAGACGAAAACAACACTCTAAAAActcaatttcatttgtttttccttCAGCGTCTTCGCATaaacaaagagagagaatCCTGAAATGCAAAGTGTGGGCAGTGTGAAGTGATACCTGGAAAAAAAATCGGATCGAATAGCAGTTGCATGAGTGAAGCGAGGTATAGAGAAAAAGGAGTGTTTCGTGTATGCATGAAAGATGGGAGAAGAAGCGCGTTTGTCCATACacgtagagagagagaaaatggcagcggtttgaggagagagaaacgGTTTTACCTCAGCTGATGTTAGCTCAGTTGCAGcaaataactaattaacagACTTGGCTCATTTAGATATGAGAATTCAATTCTACAACTAAAATTATACGAAATATTTATGATTAGCATACAATTAAAAGGGGATTAGTACAAAActaaagttagtgaaatatttatattgtagCCATTAAGTCAATAAAAAGGTGGAGGTGAAGTATCATTACTGGTAACGTTTAGCTTTATACACAGAAATTTACCATGATGCCCTACTAGGGGAAATAATGTTGATTATTTTGAACTTTGCACGTCAACTATGCAACCCGCGCGGGTTGAAAATAATGTTGATTATCATTTCTACGGTTGGGGCTACCAAACCCCAAATACAACAATATAAAAGTAGTAGGTTCTTACTAGAGTAAGTTAACGATATAAAATTATCTGAAAATTATTAGGCTCCATTCGGTATCATAAAATTGAGCttgtggaattggaattgtgGCCTTCAATTCTAATTCTAGTGTTTggtacaataaaatatttggagttggaattgaattacaattcTAATTCTTTCCAATTCTACAAATTGAATATCATGtcaaaagtaaataattgGAATTCAACTAGTTATAAAATTGGCCATCTTCACACACTATACAAACACACATACTTGCACACACACTAACATACATATGCATTTcgaattcaaattcaaattcaatttcatatcaattaCATCATTCAATTCCTTCTAATTCAATTATGTGGAATTCTAATTCcaattaaattctaattccGTGTACCGAATGTGTTTTCCAGCAAGTTGATTCAactatattaaattcaaattttactcTCCAAAATGTTAAGCCCCCTAAATAAATCGGTTAACCAAATAGAACCGGAAATTGATTGGTTTATACTATGACTAACTGAAAATATTTcgattttgattgattgattgattctGATTCCGATCTCGACATGACTCCAATTTCGGTTAACATGTCAATCGGTTCAATTAGAAATCGAATCGACCGAATAAGCAGGTCTACTCATGTCTATTGATGTTGAACATTAAATATGGCATATacaataaaagtataaaaaaaacacgtgcagttataattttattttaaaggtCATATGTATGTGTGCatataaacaaagaaaatgggAAATAAACACATCAACTCGAAATCGCTCGAAGTTGGTTATTTCATAGTGGAACTGTACAGAACCGGACGCAAACGAGCCGGAGGCGATAAGAAGTTTGTGTGTTAAAATTGACACTGAATCCAGATGGAATTTCCAAAATTCTGACATGGCGTCCCCTCCCAAGACCCACATTCCTCTGCCTCCGGATCCCGGTAAATTTCcctttccaaaattttgaaatatcttgtgtgcaatttgatttgatgCTCGTAGCTAATTTTTATATGCATTTGCATTGATTTCACCGGTTGTTTATCGATTGTATGAAACCTGTGCTCTAATCTGATTAATCAGCTGAATTCTGGAGCTAATCGCGAAGCGCTGCTCGTTTTATTATTAGATTTGtgcatttcaaaatttaagcGTTTTATTTGATCGGGAGTGGTGATGCTTTAGGCGGATTGATTTTGCGGTTGCAATTCGTTTGGATCATTTGAGATTTTGCTTCTTGTAATCGCCATGGAGTGTTGTTGGCGGGCGatgattttttgaaatttggacTAAACGTTAATAGAAGCATAAATGTTGCGTGGCTGTGAGTAGGAGTcgaaattattgaaaaaattgtttagtagtactaataaagaGCGGGTTGCTCATTTTTTGAAAGTGAAAGTTGCTGGTTCTTTGATCTGATAAGTAATGATGTTGTTGGGGAAGAGGAGAAGCTTAGTTGTATTTTGTGTTCGATCCCGTTAATTGCTATAGCATCTTTTTTCAAATGCATTACAATAGCGGTATAGGGAAGTGATATTTGAGTTTGAAATAGTAGGAGGCTAAAATTTGACGAGATAGTGCCTTGTTTTATGTAAATGCATGACATGCTGCTATTGGGCAACCCTCCAGCAAAAACTTCCTAAATCACCTGATTTCCTTTTCAAAAGTGacttttctattattttttgtaggTGACAAATCCTTAGACAGTGAAACATGTGTTCCTTCAGTTCCTATCCATGTTGTCACCCATTCATCTCAACTTCCGGAAGAATTCCTGCACCCTTCACCTGAGAAACAATTGGTCATAGGCTTCGACTGTGAGGGGGCTGATCTTTGCCGGCAGGGGACGCTTTGTATCATGCAGGTTCTTGCTTTGGttctaattaaaatgatgtgtttatatttgaaaagaaaacaagaacagatttttaatatatatttccataatactccctccgtccctaaaaaatagataacATTTGAAACGGCACGGGTTTtgatgcacaattggtaaagtaagagagagatagaaagaaaaagtaattggagtattgttagtggagaatgagaccTGCCTCattagagaaagaaaagtttctttaaatataattggcctatttttaaaggacatcccaaaatggcaaatgtGGTCTATTTTGAAGGGACAGCGGGAGTATTACTTTGATCCTTAGTCTAAGACTCTAAGTCAACTGAGCTGTAAATTTATATGCAGGATTGACATTTCATAATTTCCTCATCCCGACGTTTGTCAAGTTAATGCATATGGTCTAGTCATAGAACTATAATGAcacattttgattttcttctcattttttatgttaactagctgtaataaattaaaaggaaaaaaaaagataaacaagACCTTTGACTAAGTGGTCGTACCATATTGTTGCGTCATGCTTGTATTCCTGGTTACCTGGAAAAGTTTAGTATTATAGCTGAAAGCACTAAAATTTTCTCACTAGATTTAGATTATTACAGTGACTGTTTGGATCCTTGATCTGCCTTCTATACCAAACAAAGGGCTTCATTTTCTGAGCTAgtttttatatgattaataatgCCGACCAGTTGTTCATCTAAAGAAATGCTGTTGTTAGAGAGAAACTTTATTCTTTATGCTCTTTTGCTGCTGAAGCTCACAAGTGAGGCTTATGTAATTCTCAACTAATAGCATTTTACTATGCAGCTTGCTTTTCCAAATGCAATATACCTAGTTGATGCCATTGAGGGTGGAGAGGCACTTGTGAAAGCCTGTAAGCCTGCACTTGAATCTAGCTACATCACTAAAGTAATCCACGACTGCAAACGAGATAGTGAGGTCTCTTGGTGATGCAATTGTTGCTCCTCCCTTCCACGTTCATCCACCCCAAAATGTTTTAGAATGTTTACCATACGTCCTTTTGTATGTTGCAGGCATTATACTTTCAGTTTGGCATTAAGTTGCATAATGTTGTGGACACCCAGGTTTGTACTTCCCTTTGTTGTTGATGTCAAAAAACTAATTGATCTAATGTGAGTAATGACTATCATCACCCTCAATCTATATTCTGTATGGTTATATCTTATTAGCAGGGAATGCACATGAACTCTCAGCCAGGAACAAGAAAGTTACTACTAACTAACCTTAATCAATCGTCAACAAATATGAAAACTTATTGTtatgtactactccctccgttccctaaaaatagaaactttggaaacggcatgggttttaatgcaaatttggtaaagtaagagagaggaagagaaaaaatgggcaaagtaagagaggaagagaaaaagtagtggaatTAGTGATACTGGATTGTGGAgtacatttcctaaaatagagatttctattttatcggaaacagactaaaaagaaaagaatttctatttttaggaaatagatggagtactatttttttatctacaaATAATCCTCCTAACTTGACgtgttaattcatttatttgaagaGTTTTGGTCTCATTTTGTGCCATCAACATCTGTTTCCCTTTTTACTTTAAGATTTTTAGTGACTGATGGGCTGTCTAGTTCTTAATTAGATATATTGTCTTCATTACTTCCAGGCTTCTTGGAGTCAATATCTACTTAAAAGTTTGCTGATATGTGTTTGTATGCATGCTTGCATGGGCAGCTTTCTTCTAGCAGCCGAATTGAGTTGCAATATTCAAAGCAGTGTCACATTATCATAACTATTGTGCTTTCGTCGCTGCCTTCAATACCTTATGGAGTTCAGAAAGAAATCTTCTTTCAATTGCTAGATTTTAATGACAATCCGATTCTTATCCCTTTTTTTCACAAACAGATTGCATATTCTTTGATCAAGGAGCAAGAAGGGCAGAAAAAAGTGCCAGATGACTACATATCATTTGTTGGCCTGCTTGCGGACCCACAGTTTGGGGGTAATTTATTTGTTCTGCACTGTTAACCTTATTACACTTTCTGAACTGGAACATTGTGAGCGTGGATCACTTGTTGCAAAATTTAGTCGTTATTTGTTCTGTAAATATAAGTTGATGTGGATGAAATGCTATAAGAGTGTGGGTCTGATGCCTCTAGCAGTCGAGCTGTAGACTAATCCTGTtatgtagtcatttttatgaaaactttATACTCCATAATCACTATTTATAAATGAGGTGAATGGATAAGTTATGTGTATATCTTCTAAGAATACATTAGTAATGGTTAGATCGATTTATATTAGGATGAAACCTGAGTAGATAACCCTCTTTCCAATTTGGTTCATATTAGTTGGGGCAATTtctttcaattcaatttattaaatatggCAGCCATTTAATAGcaaatgttattttatgaACTACTCTAATTGTTGATTCAAGTTTATCAAAACTGACTAAAAAGTGTGAAAGAGCTGATCTGGCTGTTGCATAACTGTATAAGCCTgatctagtttttttaaaCTCATCCTGCATGcctttatatatttctttatGCTGCATTTGAGCTGTTTTTAGTTTGCTATTTTCACGGTTTTGGACCTTTTACTGAGTTTCAcctcatatttttcttttcccatACCTTGTATGTTAATTGAGAGGAACTTGACACAGGAATATCATATGATGAGAAGGAAGAAGTTCGCATTCTCTTGAGGCAGGTTCGTGTTTTCTTGATCTAGTTGATTAACTTAAAATGGAACTAACATATGTTCTTCTCTTCATTAATCATCGATGGGTGTGCATTATAATTAATTGGCTAAATTTGTTGCATATCATTTGTATCACAGAATCCTTTGCAGTAAAGTATTA
The genomic region above belongs to Salvia hispanica cultivar TCC Black 2014 chromosome 3, UniMelb_Shisp_WGS_1.0, whole genome shotgun sequence and contains:
- the LOC125213340 gene encoding piRNA biogenesis protein EXD1, which translates into the protein MASPPKTHIPLPPDPGDKSLDSETCVPSVPIHVVTHSSQLPEEFLHPSPEKQLVIGFDCEGADLCRQGTLCIMQLAFPNAIYLVDAIEGGEALVKACKPALESSYITKVIHDCKRDSEALYFQFGIKLHNVVDTQIAYSLIKEQEGQKKVPDDYISFVGLLADPQFGGISYDEKEEVRILLRQDPNFWTYRPLSELMVRAAADDVRFLLLIYHKMVERLNERSLWYLAVRGALYCRCFCINDNNFADWPALPPVPETLIADKQAPEEEILSVLDVPPGKMGCIIGKRGANILEIKECCSAEIFFGGDKGPPDKAFIIGPVKQVKKAEAMLRGKMLHVYYH
- the LOC125215536 gene encoding NADP-dependent malic enzyme-like: MESTMKDLSGESVLDLIDKCGIGGGVRDVYGEDRATEDQPITPWAISVASGYSMLRDPRHNKGLAFSEKERDAHYLKGLLPPAIISQELQEKRLLQILRQYTVPLHKYMAMMDLQERNERLFYKLLIDNVEELLPVVYTPVVGEACQKYGSIFRRPQGLYISLKEKGRILEVLRNWPEKAIQVIVVTDGERILGLGDLGCQGMGIPVGKLSLYTALGGVRPSACLPITIDVGTNNKKLLDDEFYIGLKQNRATGQEYAELLEEFMTAVKQNYGEKILIQFEDFANHNAFDLLAKYRTTHLVFNDDIQGTAAVVLAGVVSASKLMGRDLADHTFLFLGAGEAGTGIAELIALEMSKRAKTPVEETRKKIWLVDSKGLIVSSRKESLQHFKLPWAHEHEPVRELLDAVKELKPSVLIGTSGVGRTFTKEVVEAMAANNEKPLILALSNPTSQSECTAEEAYTWSEGRAIFASGSPFPPVEYNGKTYVSGQSNNAYIFPGFGLGLIMSGTIRVHDDLLLAASEALAAQATEENYAKGLIYPPFTGIRKISAQIAATVAAKAYDLGLATRLPRPKDLMEFAQSCMYTPTYRNYR